From the Streptomyces syringium genome, one window contains:
- a CDS encoding sensor histidine kinase yields MNDLVRQHTALDGSDLEWLHLLVSEWQLLSDLSFADLVLWVPTLDGTRYVSVAQMRPNTGPTSYQDDMVGHLVPRGRRPMLDAALDEGRIVREGDPEWREEVPVRVESIPVRRDGRVLGVIARNTNLLTVRTPSRLELTYLQSASDLAQMIANGAFPFPGQQVDMDASPRAGDGLIRLDADGVVQYASPNALSAYHRLGLAADLVGHHLGDTTAQLAPSRGPVDEGLAKLASGWAPREFEVEGDDGVIHLRAIPLKPKGNHIGSLVLLRDVTELRRRERELITKDATIREIHHRVKNNLQTVAALLRLQARRIGSPEGREALEEAVRRVGSIAIVHETLSQNLDERVEFDEIADRVLAMVAEISPGRVTARRTGRFGILDAEVATPLSMVLTELLQNAMEHGFGPGERGTVEITAVRGGGRTDARLLISVQDDGRGLPEGFDPQRAGNLGLQIVRTLVEGELGGTFDMVPASGQGTRVVLDIPVRAEK; encoded by the coding sequence ATGAACGACCTCGTACGCCAGCACACCGCCCTCGACGGCTCCGACCTCGAGTGGCTGCATCTGCTGGTCTCGGAGTGGCAGCTGCTCTCCGACCTCTCCTTCGCCGACCTCGTCCTGTGGGTCCCCACCCTCGACGGCACCCGCTATGTGTCCGTCGCCCAGATGCGGCCGAACACCGGCCCCACCTCCTACCAGGACGACATGGTCGGCCACCTGGTGCCGCGCGGCCGCCGCCCCATGCTCGACGCCGCCCTCGACGAGGGCCGGATCGTGCGCGAGGGTGACCCGGAGTGGCGGGAGGAGGTCCCGGTCCGCGTCGAGTCCATCCCGGTCCGCCGGGACGGCAGAGTGCTCGGCGTCATCGCCCGCAATACGAACCTGCTCACCGTGCGGACGCCGAGCCGGCTGGAGCTCACCTACCTCCAGAGCGCCTCCGACCTCGCCCAGATGATCGCCAACGGTGCCTTCCCCTTCCCGGGGCAACAAGTCGACATGGACGCCTCACCGCGCGCCGGCGACGGTCTGATCAGGCTCGATGCCGACGGTGTCGTCCAGTACGCCAGCCCCAACGCCCTCTCCGCCTACCACCGCCTCGGCCTCGCCGCCGACCTCGTGGGGCATCATCTGGGCGATACCACCGCTCAGTTGGCGCCCTCACGCGGCCCGGTCGACGAGGGTCTGGCCAAGCTCGCCAGCGGCTGGGCGCCGCGCGAGTTCGAGGTCGAGGGCGACGACGGAGTGATCCATCTGCGGGCCATTCCCCTCAAACCCAAGGGAAACCACATCGGTTCGCTCGTGCTGCTGCGCGATGTCACGGAACTGCGTCGCCGCGAACGCGAGTTGATCACGAAGGACGCGACGATCCGGGAGATCCACCACCGGGTCAAGAACAATCTCCAGACCGTCGCCGCCCTGCTGCGCCTGCAGGCCCGCCGGATCGGCTCGCCCGAGGGGCGCGAGGCGCTGGAGGAGGCGGTCCGGCGGGTCGGCTCCATCGCGATCGTGCACGAGACGCTCTCGCAGAATCTGGACGAGCGCGTCGAATTCGACGAGATCGCCGACCGGGTGCTGGCGATGGTCGCCGAGATCTCCCCGGGCCGGGTCACCGCCCGCCGCACGGGCCGCTTCGGAATACTCGACGCCGAGGTCGCGACGCCGTTGTCGATGGTTCTGACCGAGTTGTTGCAGAACGCCATGGAGCACGGCTTCGGACCGGGGGAGCGGGGCACGGTGGAGATCACCGCCGTGCGCGGCGGCGGCCGGACCGATGCCCGTCTGCTGATCTCCGTGCAGGACGACGGCCGGGGGCTGCCCGAGGGCTTCGACCCGCAGCGCGCGGGCAATCTGGGCCTGCAGATCGTACGGACCCTGGTCGAGGGGGAGTTGGGCGGTACGTTCGACATGGTGCCCGCTTCCGGGCAGGGCACGCGGGTGGTGCTGGATATCCCGGTACGGGCGGAGAAGTAG
- a CDS encoding WhiB family transcriptional regulator yields MDWRHNAVCREEDPELFFPIGNTGPALLQIEEAKAVCRRCPVMEQCLQWALESGQDSGVWGGLSEDERRAMKRRAARNRARNATA; encoded by the coding sequence ATGGACTGGCGTCACAACGCCGTTTGCCGCGAGGAAGACCCGGAGCTCTTCTTCCCCATCGGCAACACCGGTCCTGCGCTGCTGCAGATCGAGGAAGCCAAGGCCGTCTGCCGCCGCTGCCCCGTCATGGAGCAGTGCCTGCAGTGGGCGCTCGAGTCCGGCCAGGACTCCGGCGTCTGGGGTGGCCTCAGCGAGGATGAGCGCCGGGCGATGAAGCGCCGCGCCGCTCGCAACCGGGCGCGTAACGCTACCGCCTGA
- a CDS encoding diacylglycerol/lipid kinase family protein: protein MRALLVVNPSATTTSARTRDVLAHALASDLKLEVATTEYRGHARDLARRAAEDGNTGLVVALGGDGTVNEVVNGLLHAGPDPEHLPRLAVVPGGSTNVFARALGLPNDVVEATGALLDALREGTERTVGLGLAAGTPGTDDEAVPPRWFTFCAGFGFDAGVVGRVEQQRERGKRSTHALYVRQVMRQFLGEAHRRRGTITLERPGEEPLANLVMSIICNTAPWTYLGNRPVYASPRASFDTALDVLGFTKLSTATAGRHVTQLLTSTPERGPQGKHAVSLHDQTAFTLHSQAPLPFQMDGDHLGLRTSVTFTGVRRALRVIV from the coding sequence ATGCGTGCGCTTCTCGTGGTCAATCCGTCGGCCACCACCACCAGTGCCCGTACCCGTGATGTCCTGGCACACGCGCTCGCCAGCGACCTCAAGCTGGAGGTCGCCACCACCGAGTACCGGGGCCATGCCCGCGATCTGGCGCGCCGGGCGGCGGAGGACGGCAACACCGGGCTGGTCGTCGCCCTCGGCGGCGACGGCACGGTCAACGAGGTGGTCAACGGTCTGCTGCACGCGGGCCCCGACCCGGAGCACCTGCCCCGGCTGGCCGTGGTTCCCGGCGGCTCCACCAATGTCTTCGCCCGCGCCCTGGGCCTGCCCAATGACGTCGTCGAGGCGACCGGGGCGCTGCTGGACGCGTTGCGGGAGGGGACCGAGCGGACGGTCGGTCTGGGCCTCGCGGCGGGTACGCCGGGAACCGATGACGAAGCCGTGCCGCCCCGCTGGTTCACCTTCTGCGCGGGCTTCGGCTTCGACGCGGGGGTCGTCGGCCGGGTGGAGCAGCAGCGGGAGCGCGGCAAGCGTTCGACGCACGCGCTCTATGTACGCCAAGTGATGCGGCAATTCCTCGGCGAAGCGCACCGCAGACGGGGCACGATCACCCTCGAACGGCCTGGCGAGGAGCCACTCGCGAATCTCGTCATGTCGATAATCTGCAACACCGCGCCGTGGACCTATCTGGGCAACCGGCCGGTCTACGCATCGCCGCGGGCGTCCTTCGACACCGCCCTTGACGTGCTGGGATTCACCAAGCTGTCGACCGCGACGGCCGGCCGCCACGTCACTCAGCTGCTGACGTCGACTCCGGAGCGTGGCCCCCAGGGCAAACACGCTGTGTCATTGCATGACCAGACCGCGTTCACCTTGCATTCGCAGGCCCCACTGCCCTTCCAGATGGACGGTGACCACCTCGGACTGCGTACGAGCGTGACGTTCACAGGCGTACGCCGTGCACTGCGTGTGATTGTGTGA